The following proteins come from a genomic window of Myroides odoratus DSM 2801:
- a CDS encoding aspartate kinase has product MKVLKFGGTSVGSPERFEKLWPIIQSQKSDRQLVVLSAVAGTTNALVAIAAHYAQGEVAQARQMIQQLFQSYQVFVDTLFVTADGKEKGHTLIQSHFTLLDELGNDLFTSVEERWVLAQGELLSTALFHQYLTEKGIASVLLPALDFMRISEDQEPDLPYIQQQLNDKLTQFPTATLFITQGYICRNAFGEIDNLRRGGSDYTASLIGAALKVEEIQIWTDIDGFHNNDPRCVSNTKPIAHLSFDEAAELAYFGAKILHPQSVFPAQKANIPVRLLDTLDIQAPGTLISSTFDHPDEIVAVAAKDNITAIRIHSSRMLLAYGFLRRVFEVFERYKTPIDMITTSEVAVSLTLDDRTHLQAIIAELNHFGKVEVDEDQTIVCIVGDFKRNKNGYATLVSEAVKHIPIRMISYGGSEHNISLLLPSKYKIEALRALHHRLF; this is encoded by the coding sequence ATGAAAGTATTAAAATTTGGAGGAACTTCTGTGGGAAGTCCGGAGCGATTCGAAAAGTTATGGCCTATTATCCAATCGCAAAAGAGCGATCGACAGTTGGTCGTTTTATCTGCAGTGGCAGGAACTACAAATGCATTAGTGGCGATTGCAGCACACTATGCACAAGGAGAAGTAGCTCAGGCGCGGCAAATGATTCAACAGCTATTTCAATCTTATCAAGTATTTGTGGATACGCTTTTTGTTACTGCGGACGGAAAAGAAAAGGGACATACGCTAATCCAAAGTCATTTTACGCTGCTGGATGAGTTAGGAAATGATTTGTTTACTTCGGTAGAAGAACGTTGGGTTTTAGCACAAGGCGAATTGTTGTCAACGGCGCTCTTTCATCAGTATCTCACAGAAAAAGGGATTGCATCCGTTTTGCTTCCTGCATTAGACTTTATGCGAATCAGTGAAGATCAGGAACCTGATTTGCCTTATATTCAACAACAATTAAATGATAAGCTCACTCAATTTCCGACAGCTACCTTGTTTATTACACAGGGTTACATTTGTAGAAATGCTTTTGGCGAAATAGACAACCTAAGACGAGGGGGATCTGATTATACTGCTTCTTTAATTGGAGCAGCATTAAAGGTAGAAGAGATTCAAATTTGGACGGATATTGATGGTTTTCACAACAATGATCCCCGTTGTGTATCCAATACGAAACCCATTGCTCATTTGAGTTTTGATGAAGCTGCTGAATTAGCCTATTTTGGTGCGAAGATATTACATCCTCAAAGTGTTTTTCCAGCGCAAAAAGCCAATATTCCTGTTCGACTACTCGATACATTGGATATTCAGGCGCCAGGCACTTTAATCTCCTCGACGTTTGATCATCCCGATGAAATAGTGGCTGTTGCTGCGAAGGATAATATCACAGCTATTCGCATTCACTCTTCGCGTATGTTACTAGCATATGGTTTTCTAAGACGTGTTTTTGAAGTATTTGAACGTTATAAAACACCCATAGATATGATTACCACTTCTGAGGTTGCGGTTTCATTGACGTTGGATGACCGTACACATTTACAGGCAATTATAGCAGAATTGAACCATTTTGGAAAGGTGGAAGTGGATGAGGATCAGACTATTGTTTGTATTGTAGGAGATTTTAAGCGAAATAAGAATGGATATGCAACTCTTGTATCGGAAGCGGTAAAACACATTCCGATTCGCATGATTTCCTATGGAGGAAGTGAGCATAATATTTCACTTTTGCTTCCGTCTAAATACAAAATTGAAGCCTTACGCGCTTTACATCACCGATTATTTTAA